One Coffea arabica cultivar ET-39 chromosome 5e, Coffea Arabica ET-39 HiFi, whole genome shotgun sequence DNA segment encodes these proteins:
- the LOC113689330 gene encoding pyrophosphate--fructose 6-phosphate 1-phosphotransferase subunit beta, producing the protein MSNPGRLASFYSELQASRLDVGLPLPSVLKNSFNVVDGPPSSAAGNPDEIAKLFPNLFGQPSAMLVPGDSSGALSSNQSLKIGVVLSGGQAPGGHNVICGIFDYLQERTKGSTLYGFRGGPAGIMNCKYVELTTDFIYPYRNQGGFDMICSGRDKIETPEQFKQAEETAQKLNLDGLVVIGGDDSNTNACLLAENFRAKNLKTRVIGCPKTIDGDLKCKEVPTSFGFDTACKVYAEMIGNVMIDARSTGKYYHFVRLMGRAASHIALECALQTHPNITIIGEEVAAKKLTLKNVTDYITDVICKRAELGFNYGVILVPEGLIDFIPEVQQLIAELNEILAHDVVDEEGNWKKKLRSQSHQLFEFLPQAIQEQLLLERDPHGNVQVAKIETEKMLIQMVEAELENRRSKGLYNKEFKGQHHFFGYEGRCGLPSNFDSNYCYALGYAAGVLLHSGKTGLISSVGNLGAPVEKWTVGGTALTSLMDVERRHGKFKPVIKKAMVELQGAPFKKFESLRDDWALKNRYFSPGPLQFTGKTANETNYTLMLELGAQA; encoded by the exons ATGTCGAATCCAGGACGTTTAGCTTCGTTTTACAGCGAGCTACAAGCCAGCCGTCTTGATGTAGGCCTTCCCTTGCCTTCAGTTCTCAAGAATTCTTTCAATGTCGTTGATGGACCCCCGAGTTCTGCCGCCGGAAATCCAG ATGAAATTGCAAAACTCTTTCCAAACTTGTTTGGACAGCCATCAGCCATGCTTGTCCCTGGTGATTCATCTGGGGCTCTTTCATCGAACCAGAGCTTGAAGATTGGTGTAGTGCTGTCTGGAGGACAGGCTCCTGGGGGACATAATGTTATTTGtggaatttttg ACTATTTGCAGGAAAGAACAAAAGGTAGCACACTTTATGGTTTCAGGGGTGGTCCAGCAGGGATTATGAACTGCAAATACGTGGAGTTGACAACAGACTTCATTTATCCTTACAGAAATCAA GGTGGATTTGATATGATCTGCAGCGGGAGAGACAAGATTGAAACCCCTGAACAG TTCAAGCAAGCTGAAGAAACAGCACAGAAGCTTAATTTGGACGGTCTTGTAGTTATTGGAGGAGATGACTCTAACACAAATGCTTGTCTGCTTGCTGAAAACTTCAG GgccaaaaatttgaaaactcgGGTAATTGGATGCCCAAAGACCATTGATGGTGACTTGAAATGCAAAGAAGTTCCAACAAGTTTTGGATTTGACACTGCTTGCAAG GTATATGCAgaaatgattggaaatgttatgatAGATGCACGCTCAACAGGGAAATACTATCATT TTGTGAGACTTATGGGTCGTGCTGCTTCACACATTGCTCTGGAATGCGCTTTGCAGACTCACCCAAATATTACTATTATTGGTGAAGAG GTTGCAGCCAAGAAATTAACACTGAAGAATGTCACAGATTACATAACAGATGTTATCTGCAAACGTGCAGAACTCGGCTTCAACTATGGAGTAATTCTTGTACCAGAAGGCCTTATTGATTTCATTCCAGAG GTGCAGCAGCTGATTGCAGAGCTTAATGAAATTCTAGCTCATGATGTTGTTGATGAAGAAGGAAACTGGAAAAAGAAACTCAGGAGCCAATCACACCAGCTATTTGAGTTTCTTCCACAAGCAATTCAAGAGCAACTTTTACTTGAAAGAGATCCTCATGGAAATGTGCAG GTTGCCAAAATTGAAACTGAAAAGATGCTTATCCAAATGGTGGAAGCTGAATTGGAGAACAGGAGGAGTAAGGGGTTGTACAATAAAGAGTTCAAGGGGCAGCATCATTTTTTTGG TTATGAGGGAAGATGTGGTTTACCTTCAAACTTTGACTCAAATTACTGCTATGCATTGGGTTACGCTGCCGGAGTGCTTCTTCATTCTGGAAAAACTGGCCTGATTTCCTCA GTGGGCAACTTAGGGGCTCCAGTTGAAAAATGGACTGTTGGTGGAACAGCACTAACTTCTCTTATGGATGTGGAAAGGAGACATG GGAAGTTCAAACCTGTCATTAAGAAGGCGATGGTGGAACTTCAAG GTGCTCCATTCAAGAAGTTTGAATCCTTGCGAGATGATTGGGCCCTGAAGAATCGATACTTCAGTCCAG GTCCACTTCAGTTTACAGGAAAGACAGCAAACGAAACCAATTACACGCTTATGTTGGAGCTTGGGGCGCAGGCTTAG